A section of the Flavobacterium sp. CG_23.5 genome encodes:
- a CDS encoding GNAT family N-acetyltransferase, which yields MTYQFRKAIPSELPQIWAILQQAIARRKQDGSNQWQDGYPNPEVIQNDIDKNAGFVLIEGDTIIGYSALLINDEPAYKKIEGKWLTNDDFVVVHRIAISENHLGKGLATKLVGFIEEFAKINNIFSIKADTNFDNFAMMKVFEKLGYTYCGEVYFRGSSRKAYEKVITKEEIR from the coding sequence ATGACCTACCAATTTAGAAAAGCCATACCATCAGAACTTCCTCAAATATGGGCTATTTTACAGCAGGCAATAGCACGTAGAAAACAAGACGGGAGTAATCAATGGCAAGACGGTTATCCAAATCCGGAAGTGATACAAAACGACATTGACAAAAATGCGGGATTTGTTTTGATAGAAGGAGATACTATCATCGGCTATAGTGCGCTGTTAATCAATGACGAACCTGCTTATAAAAAAATAGAAGGGAAATGGCTAACGAACGATGATTTTGTAGTAGTTCATCGTATAGCGATTTCAGAAAATCATTTGGGTAAAGGCTTAGCAACAAAATTAGTGGGATTCATAGAAGAATTTGCGAAAATCAACAACATTTTCAGCATCAAAGCAGATACTAATTTTGATAACTTTGCCATGATGAAAGTTTTTGAAAAATTAGGGTACACCTATTGTGGCGAAGTGTATTTTAGAGGAAGCAGCAGAAAAGCATACGAGAAAGTAATAACTAAAGAAGAAATAAGATAA
- a CDS encoding S41 family peptidase — protein MKKITPYVFILLFFAQCSSVKKHNEQLTALIPVDKLKSDVDFTYKKLQRLHPNLYWYISKKDLDYKFDSLKSTIAVPLTPLAFYKKLGPLVSAVRQGHTFLYPPEKLLTKKETKALLKKGTGPLSQFDFDFIDDKLYVIKNKSYNKTIKAGTEVVAVNGTKPADLIQEYNLYYSSDGYNSTLKSRSSGRRFSSFFSTQNGIKDSLTYSFKFNDSLKVITIRRLKEDTTKKRVKKIPIKLTAVEKAKSKAIKKKKRVNGYDSVSKNYSRNIRFAENDSSVAVIKIRGFKNGDFRTFYKESFRKIEKNKSKTIVLDLRNNGGGRLSEIVNLYSYLSDSTFVFLDKSEVVSKSSLFEGAYFNGGSFAVKTIKTIFSPLLYSYLFLTVHKDKEGKNSYATQTKHHKVNKNSFKGKIYVLINGVSFSASSIISSNLKGSKRATFVGEETGGAYNGTVAGFMPVIKLPNSDLKIRIGLMKMAAHYKTDIVGRGIFPDVPISPTLQDRIKGNDPEMDWIIKDIKSNKLKNF, from the coding sequence ATGAAAAAAATTACTCCATACGTTTTTATCCTTTTATTTTTTGCCCAATGCAGTTCTGTAAAAAAACACAACGAACAGTTAACTGCTTTAATACCCGTGGATAAGCTGAAATCGGATGTTGATTTTACTTATAAAAAATTACAGCGTTTACACCCTAATTTATATTGGTACATATCTAAAAAAGATTTAGATTATAAATTTGACAGTCTAAAATCCACTATTGCTGTACCCCTCACTCCTCTTGCTTTTTACAAAAAATTGGGTCCCTTAGTTTCAGCAGTAAGGCAAGGACATACCTTTTTATATCCTCCTGAAAAATTATTGACAAAAAAGGAAACTAAAGCACTTCTTAAAAAAGGAACAGGGCCATTATCTCAATTTGATTTCGATTTTATAGATGACAAATTGTATGTTATCAAAAATAAATCTTATAATAAAACCATAAAAGCGGGAACAGAAGTTGTTGCGGTAAACGGAACAAAACCTGCAGATTTAATTCAAGAATACAATCTGTACTATAGTTCAGACGGCTATAATTCTACTTTAAAAAGCCGTAGTTCTGGCAGGAGATTTTCTTCATTCTTTAGCACTCAAAATGGTATAAAAGATAGTCTTACCTATAGTTTTAAATTTAACGATAGCTTAAAAGTAATTACAATCAGAAGACTTAAAGAAGACACAACTAAAAAACGGGTTAAAAAAATTCCAATCAAGTTAACTGCGGTAGAGAAAGCAAAATCAAAGGCAATTAAAAAGAAGAAAAGAGTTAATGGTTATGACTCCGTTTCAAAAAATTATAGTCGGAACATACGCTTTGCGGAGAATGACAGCAGTGTTGCGGTAATCAAAATCAGAGGCTTTAAGAACGGAGATTTTAGAACTTTTTACAAAGAAAGTTTTAGAAAAATTGAAAAGAATAAATCTAAAACAATTGTTCTTGATTTGAGAAATAATGGAGGTGGCCGTTTGAGCGAAATCGTTAATTTATACTCCTATTTATCAGACTCAACTTTTGTGTTTTTGGACAAATCTGAAGTAGTTTCAAAATCAAGTTTGTTTGAAGGAGCTTATTTTAATGGAGGTTCCTTTGCTGTAAAAACGATAAAAACTATTTTTTCTCCTTTACTATATTCGTATTTATTTTTGACGGTGCACAAGGATAAAGAAGGAAAAAATAGTTACGCAACGCAGACAAAACATCATAAAGTGAATAAAAATTCCTTTAAAGGAAAAATTTATGTTCTTATTAATGGCGTTAGCTTTTCGGCATCTAGCATCATTTCCTCGAATCTAAAAGGTTCAAAAAGAGCCACTTTTGTGGGTGAAGAAACCGGAGGAGCGTATAACGGAACCGTCGCTGGGTTTATGCCTGTTATAAAACTACCCAATTCCGATTTAAAAATTAGAATAGGATTAATGAAAATGGCTGCTCATTATAAAACAGATATTGTAGGCAGAGGGATTTTTCCTGATGTACCAATCTCGCCAACACTTCAAGACCGAATAAAAGGAAACGATCCGGAAATGGATTGGATTATAAAAGATATAAAATCCAATAAGCTCAAGAATTTTTAA